A window of the Sporomusaceae bacterium genome harbors these coding sequences:
- a CDS encoding electron transfer flavoprotein, producing the protein MQIITCFKVVPEEQDIEVNSSGSLSFERAKLTISAYDLNAIEVGAQLAEAHGANLVGLSAGAANIDESKLKKNALSRGPESLYLVADNGLADMDTYQTAAVLQAAIAKIGVYDLVLCGEGSADLYAQQVGVQLGQMLNVPTINSVSKVTLEGQHVIVERTLEDEVETLEIALPAVISVTSDINLPRIPSMKQILAAGKKESTTWTGADIGLSSPVKSIETIETKAPKQTDRKQEIVEGDSDEAVQKFLEKIAKELK; encoded by the coding sequence ATGCAAATTATAACCTGCTTTAAAGTGGTGCCTGAAGAGCAAGACATTGAAGTGAATTCCAGCGGCTCTCTGTCGTTCGAGAGAGCCAAGCTGACGATCAGCGCGTATGATTTGAACGCGATCGAGGTTGGGGCCCAGTTGGCTGAAGCCCATGGCGCCAACCTGGTCGGCCTTAGCGCCGGGGCAGCAAACATTGATGAGTCCAAATTGAAGAAGAATGCCTTATCCCGGGGGCCGGAAAGTCTGTATCTGGTGGCGGACAATGGGTTGGCCGACATGGACACGTATCAGACTGCGGCAGTTTTGCAAGCGGCAATCGCAAAAATCGGCGTCTACGATCTGGTCCTCTGCGGCGAAGGCTCGGCCGACCTCTATGCACAGCAGGTTGGTGTTCAATTGGGCCAAATGCTGAACGTCCCGACCATTAACAGTGTTAGCAAAGTGACCTTGGAAGGCCAGCACGTTATCGTTGAGCGTACGCTGGAAGACGAAGTGGAAACCTTGGAAATTGCTTTGCCGGCTGTAATATCGGTTACCTCGGATATCAATCTGCCGCGCATCCCAAGCATGAAGCAAATCCTGGCAGCCGGTAAAAAAGAATCTACTACCTGGACGGGAGCCGATATCGGCCTATCCAGCCCGGTAAAATCTATCGAGACTATAGAAACGAAGGCGCCCAAGCAAACAGACCGTAAGCAGGAAATCGTCGAGGGCGATTCCGATGAGGCAGTGCAGAAATTCCTTGAAAAAATCGCCAAAGAGCTGAAGTAA
- a CDS encoding FAD-binding protein: MKILVFAERNAALAELCSGARALGTQVEAIVIGALDVPVDADKVYSIPAQADVMLEDYTESVAAIMDKAGAALLMVEPTKRCKVIAGRIAAMKGTSVITDIMEISAGLETKRMVYGGMAIRKEKAASGTMIAMVGPGVLVASTAAPVQGAVETVAFVEPSAKIKVVGRQKKPKVSVNLPSAKRVIGVGRGVGKEEDLAMIREFADAVNGEVGCSRPIAEAEKWLPKEAYIGVSGLMIAPEVYVAVGISGQIQHMVGVNRAKTIIAINKDKNAPIFKQADYGIVGDLYKVVPALVKQLK, from the coding sequence ATGAAGATTTTGGTATTTGCCGAGCGAAACGCTGCTCTCGCTGAACTGTGCAGCGGTGCACGCGCTTTGGGGACTCAGGTTGAGGCTATTGTTATCGGTGCCCTAGACGTTCCCGTTGATGCGGATAAAGTCTACTCCATCCCGGCACAGGCTGACGTTATGCTCGAAGATTATACGGAATCGGTTGCCGCCATCATGGATAAAGCGGGAGCCGCGCTGCTGATGGTAGAGCCGACAAAGCGGTGCAAAGTTATTGCCGGCCGGATTGCGGCGATGAAAGGCACCAGCGTTATTACCGATATCATGGAGATATCAGCCGGCCTGGAAACCAAACGCATGGTCTACGGCGGGATGGCGATCCGGAAAGAAAAGGCTGCCAGCGGTACAATGATCGCGATGGTCGGCCCCGGAGTCCTGGTCGCCTCGACGGCCGCACCGGTGCAAGGAGCCGTGGAAACAGTTGCTTTTGTGGAACCAAGCGCGAAAATCAAAGTTGTCGGCAGACAGAAGAAGCCTAAAGTATCCGTAAATCTTCCCAGTGCTAAGCGGGTCATCGGTGTCGGCCGCGGGGTGGGCAAAGAAGAAGACTTGGCAATGATCCGGGAGTTTGCCGATGCGGTCAATGGTGAAGTCGGGTGTTCGAGGCCGATCGCCGAAGCTGAAAAATGGCTGCCCAAAGAGGCGTATATCGGGGTATCCGGGCTTATGATCGCACCCGAAGTATATGTTGCGGTGGGCATTTCCGGTCAGATCCAGCATATGGTCGGCGTTAACAGAGCAAAAACAATCATTGCCATCAACAAAGACAAAAACGCGCCGATTTTCAAGCAGGCTGATTACGGCATCGTCGGCGACCTGTACAAGGTGGTGCCCGCATTGGTCAAACAATTGAAATAG
- a CDS encoding FAD-dependent oxidoreductase, whose amino-acid sequence MAEEKFDAIIVGGGVAGTIASYLLAREGLEVLLVERGNFAGSKNVSGGRIYSHSLEKIFPNFGQEAPVERKITREKISLMTEESNVTLDFYSDALGKQGSDSYSVLRSVLDQWLAQKAEEAGVQIISGIRVDDLIVRDGKVCGVIAGEDELEANVTILADGVNSLLAQKIGFRGELKPDQVAVGAKEIIELPTEVINDRFNCRNGEGTAWLFAGTPSGGRVGGGFLYTNKSSLSFGIVCTLGDLIKANKSVPQMLEDFKQHPAIEPLLKGGKLIEYSGHLVPEGGLKMVPKLVGDGVLVIGDAAGFCINIGYAVRGMDLAVTSAECAAKAVLAAKEKQDYSESALKVYRTNLDNSYLMQDLDLYKKFPHFLEETPRIFAGYPRMAADMLADMFVVNGQPAKPLMKNMFKHVQRIGIANVMKDGWKGVRAL is encoded by the coding sequence ATGGCTGAAGAAAAATTTGATGCGATAATCGTGGGTGGCGGAGTAGCCGGCACTATAGCGAGCTATCTGCTGGCCAGGGAAGGCCTGGAAGTTCTGCTTGTCGAACGAGGAAATTTCGCCGGCAGCAAAAATGTCAGCGGCGGGCGAATCTACAGCCATAGCCTGGAAAAGATTTTCCCGAATTTTGGTCAGGAGGCCCCGGTGGAAAGGAAGATCACCAGGGAAAAAATCAGCCTCATGACCGAAGAAAGCAATGTAACTTTGGATTTTTATTCGGACGCCTTGGGCAAACAGGGGAGCGACTCATATTCGGTTCTGCGCAGCGTTCTCGACCAATGGCTGGCCCAGAAAGCCGAAGAAGCGGGCGTTCAGATTATCAGCGGCATTAGGGTTGACGATCTGATTGTCAGAGACGGCAAGGTCTGCGGCGTCATTGCCGGTGAGGATGAGTTGGAGGCCAATGTCACGATCCTTGCCGATGGCGTAAACTCGCTCCTGGCGCAAAAGATCGGCTTCCGCGGCGAACTGAAGCCAGACCAGGTTGCCGTAGGGGCAAAGGAAATTATCGAACTGCCGACTGAAGTCATCAATGACCGCTTTAATTGCCGGAACGGCGAAGGCACGGCCTGGCTCTTTGCCGGCACGCCTTCGGGTGGAAGAGTGGGCGGCGGATTCCTGTACACAAATAAAAGCAGCCTATCCTTCGGCATTGTATGCACGCTCGGCGATTTGATCAAGGCAAATAAATCAGTGCCGCAGATGCTGGAAGACTTCAAGCAGCATCCCGCCATCGAACCACTGCTCAAAGGGGGCAAACTCATTGAGTACTCGGGCCACTTGGTGCCGGAAGGCGGCCTGAAGATGGTTCCCAAGCTAGTCGGTGACGGTGTGCTGGTGATCGGCGATGCCGCCGGTTTCTGCATCAACATTGGTTATGCGGTAAGGGGTATGGATCTGGCTGTCACCTCCGCCGAGTGTGCGGCCAAAGCCGTGCTGGCGGCAAAAGAAAAACAGGACTACAGTGAGAGCGCCCTAAAAGTGTACCGGACAAACCTCGACAACAGCTATCTCATGCAGGATTTGGACCTATACAAAAAGTTCCCCCACTTCCTGGAGGAAACGCCGCGTATCTTCGCAGGCTATCCCCGGATGGCAGCCGATATGCTGGCCGATATGTTTGTCGTCAACGGCCAACCAGCCAAGCCGCTTATGAAAAATATGTTTAAGCATGTGCAGAGAATCGGCATTGCCAACGTAATGAAAGACGGCTGGAAAGGGGTGCGGGCGCTATGA
- a CDS encoding ferredoxin family protein — protein MSGVNVDQKLGLDKFYVDEENAHIVLKADPDRNELAKLILACPAGLYKVDEKGAVLFDYAGCLECGTCRVLCGNTILEKWEFPVGTLGVEFRWG, from the coding sequence ATGAGCGGTGTAAACGTAGATCAAAAGCTTGGCTTGGATAAATTCTACGTGGATGAGGAAAACGCCCACATCGTCCTGAAAGCCGATCCTGACCGGAACGAGCTAGCAAAGTTAATTCTCGCCTGCCCGGCCGGGCTCTACAAGGTCGATGAAAAAGGAGCGGTTCTCTTCGACTATGCCGGCTGTTTGGAATGCGGGACTTGCCGGGTGCTTTGCGGCAACACGATCCTGGAAAAATGGGAATTTCCTGTAGGCACTTTAGGTGTCGAATTTCGCTGGGGATAA
- a CDS encoding acyl-CoA dehydrogenase family protein, with translation MTMVLTEEQELIVSTAREFAVREIRPRIRQIEETDERPMDLMDKAAELGFRGIMIPEEWGGLGLGLKTQVLVVEELAKEGYIGGSLANNMMAIPMWKAGSQEQKERFLEDLATGSYKMGFAFTEAAAGSDASAIQTTAVKDGDEWVLNGTKIWISGAKSNDAFLVSARTNETAPGGISAFIVEKKFPGYSVGAMFEKIGLHGSETGEINLTNCRVPAKNMMGEENKGLRVVLSALDCGRVIVAAIALGMAQGVFERAVAYAKQRVQFGKPIAEFQVIQHYAADMLKEIQVARAMIYSTAELADAKKPYSTEASIAKLYATEMCCHVADRAIQICGGFGLTKDGDIERYYRDARILPIVEGTSEIQKMVIARTIFPKTR, from the coding sequence ATGACAATGGTATTAACGGAAGAGCAAGAGCTGATCGTGAGCACGGCCCGCGAATTCGCGGTGAGGGAGATTCGCCCTCGTATCAGGCAAATCGAAGAGACGGACGAGCGCCCGATGGATCTGATGGACAAGGCGGCCGAACTGGGATTCCGGGGAATCATGATTCCGGAGGAATGGGGCGGCTTGGGCCTGGGGCTCAAAACTCAGGTGCTGGTCGTTGAGGAGCTGGCAAAAGAGGGTTATATCGGCGGGTCGTTGGCCAACAACATGATGGCCATCCCCATGTGGAAGGCGGGCAGCCAGGAACAGAAAGAGCGGTTTTTGGAAGACTTGGCGACCGGGTCTTACAAGATGGGCTTCGCTTTCACGGAGGCCGCGGCCGGCTCGGATGCTTCGGCTATTCAGACTACTGCCGTCAAAGACGGCGACGAGTGGGTACTGAACGGAACGAAAATTTGGATCAGCGGCGCCAAGAGCAACGATGCTTTCCTGGTGTCGGCGCGGACCAATGAGACTGCTCCCGGCGGCATTTCGGCGTTTATTGTCGAGAAAAAGTTTCCCGGCTATTCCGTTGGCGCCATGTTCGAGAAGATCGGCCTCCATGGTTCCGAAACAGGGGAGATCAACCTCACAAATTGCCGTGTCCCTGCCAAAAATATGATGGGTGAAGAAAACAAAGGGCTCCGGGTCGTGCTGTCTGCTTTGGATTGCGGGCGTGTCATCGTCGCCGCCATCGCGCTGGGTATGGCTCAGGGCGTGTTTGAGCGGGCTGTGGCTTATGCGAAGCAGCGCGTTCAGTTTGGTAAACCCATAGCGGAATTCCAGGTGATTCAGCATTATGCCGCCGATATGCTGAAGGAAATCCAGGTAGCCCGAGCGATGATCTATTCTACCGCCGAACTCGCCGATGCCAAGAAGCCTTATTCCACCGAAGCGTCGATAGCTAAGCTGTACGCAACCGAAATGTGCTGCCACGTAGCCGACAGGGCGATTCAAATCTGTGGCGGCTTCGGACTGACCAAAGACGGCGACATCGAACGCTATTACCGTGATGCCAGAATTCTGCCCATAGTAGAAGGTACAAGTGAAATACAGAAGATGGTTATCGCCAGAACGATATTCCCAAAAACAAGGTAG
- a CDS encoding anion permease, with amino-acid sequence MNWKLIGGVLGIAIALWFANLPVFPGLTEKAMWAVAIFLCTVVWWMADVFPDYVTCIFMCAAWALFKVVPFTVAFSSFSNTIFWLLIGALGIAVAVGKSGLLNRIALLVMSKFPLTFKGQTLALLVTGTVLTPLIPSSNAKIAVVAPFATAISDNMGYARKSAGAAGIFSAMYVSLGCIHPLFISGSFMGYAVNGLLPKDIQAQMTWTNWFINALPWGITLLVLSYLAILVLYKPAEDKRLSPELIKEQIAALGPMKKGEIIVTVVLALTLLFWMTEKLHGVNSAIVALTSMGVLLAFNLFDRTSFRAAIPWDAAVFMGGILNLSVVFPMLKIDKWIGDLMGAYVVPVISQNILVFFTVMCVVIYVIRYVLASQLATITIFTLLLSPFAVKAGISPWIIAFTSYVAINVWTVMYQNIQYVTAFYLSGNGELVSHKQMIKLSVAYMVISLIGIMVSVPVWKLTGLIK; translated from the coding sequence ATGAACTGGAAATTGATCGGGGGGGTCTTAGGCATAGCTATAGCCCTTTGGTTCGCTAACTTGCCTGTTTTTCCGGGCTTAACGGAAAAAGCGATGTGGGCTGTAGCGATATTCTTATGCACCGTTGTGTGGTGGATGGCTGATGTTTTCCCGGATTACGTCACGTGCATATTCATGTGCGCAGCTTGGGCACTTTTTAAAGTCGTGCCTTTTACAGTCGCTTTTTCATCATTCTCCAACACTATCTTCTGGCTGCTTATCGGGGCGCTGGGAATCGCGGTGGCGGTCGGTAAAAGCGGCCTGCTTAACAGAATTGCCCTGCTTGTGATGAGCAAGTTTCCGCTGACTTTCAAAGGGCAGACGCTGGCTTTATTGGTCACCGGCACTGTTCTGACCCCGCTTATCCCCTCCTCAAACGCTAAAATCGCCGTTGTTGCGCCTTTCGCCACTGCGATCAGCGACAACATGGGCTATGCGCGGAAAAGCGCCGGCGCGGCCGGTATCTTCAGCGCGATGTACGTTTCGCTGGGCTGCATCCATCCATTGTTTATCAGCGGATCGTTCATGGGCTATGCGGTCAACGGACTGCTGCCCAAAGACATCCAGGCTCAAATGACATGGACCAACTGGTTCATCAATGCTCTACCATGGGGTATTACGCTGCTGGTGCTAAGCTATTTGGCAATACTGGTGCTTTATAAACCAGCCGAAGACAAACGCTTATCGCCGGAGTTGATCAAGGAACAGATAGCGGCGCTCGGGCCGATGAAGAAAGGCGAAATAATCGTCACCGTTGTGCTGGCGCTTACGCTGCTGTTCTGGATGACCGAGAAACTCCACGGGGTAAATTCCGCTATCGTCGCACTGACTTCGATGGGTGTGCTTCTGGCTTTCAACCTGTTCGACCGCACCAGTTTCCGGGCAGCCATCCCCTGGGATGCGGCAGTGTTCATGGGCGGCATCCTGAACCTCTCCGTGGTCTTTCCGATGCTCAAAATCGACAAGTGGATAGGCGACCTGATGGGGGCATACGTAGTGCCGGTAATATCGCAAAACATCCTTGTCTTTTTCACGGTCATGTGCGTCGTGATTTACGTTATCAGATACGTTTTGGCCTCCCAACTGGCGACCATAACGATATTCACGCTGTTACTGAGCCCGTTCGCCGTAAAGGCGGGCATAAGCCCCTGGATAATCGCTTTCACCTCCTATGTCGCGATTAACGTCTGGACGGTGATGTACCAGAACATCCAATACGTCACGGCCTTCTACCTGTCCGGGAACGGCGAACTTGTCAGTCACAAGCAGATGATTAAGCTGTCCGTGGCTTATATGGTCATCTCACTGATCGGCATAATGGTCAGCGTACCGGTGTGGAAACTTACTGGCCTGATCAAGTAA
- a CDS encoding MFS transporter yields MRHKLAVILLITLLVAYIDRVNVSVLVADRTFLVDMGIADDPVGKGMLMSVFLICFGIGSVVLSPLGDWLGPRKTMIISILLWTVALIWGGLAAAFASMLVSRVLLGFGESMHFPMLSKFVKNWFPLHERGKANAIWLLGVNVGPLLGVPLVAWAITSFGWRANFYLLAALGVIPVILLWKYTADHPHQYKGIGKAELDYIEAALREEKEKEARFDKGGVKENLMMIVRDYRVWLLVLAYSGTSSIWWGTVTWLPAYLKEARGFSWAAMGLWSTLPYVFAIIVKLAAGYAVDKWRYPAQFYAAGLFGSAVFIYFGAFAESSMAATWLISLGIGTLAMGTPCAWLLLQQILPGKVIGTGSGLMSGVSSGISAAAPVMVGVFIALTGSYVGGLMFMVGWGVLGGIMCLVLAAKQKR; encoded by the coding sequence GTGAGACACAAGCTTGCGGTGATACTGTTGATTACCCTTCTCGTAGCGTACATCGACCGGGTCAACGTCTCCGTGCTTGTCGCGGACCGGACGTTCCTCGTCGACATGGGTATCGCCGACGACCCGGTGGGAAAAGGGATGCTCATGTCGGTATTCCTTATCTGTTTCGGGATCGGCAGTGTCGTGTTGAGCCCTCTCGGCGACTGGCTCGGACCGCGCAAGACGATGATAATATCCATCTTGCTCTGGACGGTCGCCTTGATATGGGGCGGACTGGCGGCCGCTTTCGCCTCGATGCTCGTGTCCCGGGTTCTGCTGGGCTTCGGCGAATCGATGCATTTTCCCATGCTGAGCAAATTCGTCAAGAACTGGTTCCCCCTGCACGAGCGGGGCAAAGCCAACGCGATCTGGCTGCTCGGCGTAAACGTCGGGCCGCTGCTCGGCGTCCCCCTCGTTGCCTGGGCGATCACCTCATTCGGCTGGCGCGCCAACTTCTACCTGCTGGCGGCGCTGGGCGTAATACCGGTAATCCTTTTATGGAAGTATACTGCCGACCATCCGCACCAATACAAAGGAATCGGCAAAGCTGAGCTGGACTACATCGAAGCGGCGCTCCGGGAAGAGAAGGAAAAGGAGGCCAGGTTCGACAAGGGCGGCGTGAAGGAAAACCTGATGATGATTGTTCGCGATTATCGCGTCTGGCTGCTGGTGCTGGCTTACTCTGGCACTAGCTCCATCTGGTGGGGGACGGTAACATGGCTGCCTGCCTATCTTAAAGAGGCCAGGGGTTTCAGTTGGGCGGCGATGGGACTATGGTCGACCCTGCCATATGTATTCGCGATCATCGTCAAACTCGCCGCCGGCTACGCAGTGGACAAGTGGCGCTATCCGGCCCAGTTCTATGCGGCGGGGCTTTTCGGTTCGGCGGTCTTTATCTACTTCGGCGCCTTTGCGGAGAGCAGCATGGCCGCCACCTGGCTAATTTCCCTCGGCATCGGTACGTTGGCGATGGGGACGCCCTGCGCCTGGCTGCTGCTGCAGCAAATATTGCCGGGTAAAGTGATCGGTACCGGCTCGGGGCTCATGAGCGGCGTATCCAGCGGTATATCGGCGGCGGCGCCGGTGATGGTCGGCGTATTCATTGCGCTTACCGGCAGCTATGTCGGCGGCTTGATGTTCATGGTCGGTTGGGGCGTTCTCGGCGGGATCATGTGTCTTGTGCTGGCCGCAAAGCAAAAGAGGTGA
- a CDS encoding methyl-accepting chemotaxis protein, translating into MGVIDSVVASAPFYQQISTLDSSITIADAEGTILYYLKAKTFGGDLKLGSKIAEKGSGMECLRTERVIRRVLPKEIYGITIKSTSIPIVENDQIVGVIITATSIETQQILHESAQSIAATAEQLTATAQELAATAGQLSQDLATAKGGGERILQEIKKTDDILHFIREISANSNLLGLNAAIEAARAGEHGRGFAVVAEEIRKMADNSSQAVTDIKDILNTIRQENELMVDIIIRTAQLGERQAAATEEVSASMQQLASSASDIEGISGKL; encoded by the coding sequence ATGGGGGTAATCGACTCGGTTGTTGCGTCGGCTCCGTTCTACCAGCAGATCAGCACGCTGGATTCGAGTATTACGATCGCCGATGCCGAGGGTACGATACTATATTACCTTAAGGCGAAAACCTTTGGCGGCGACTTGAAGCTCGGATCAAAAATCGCTGAAAAAGGCTCAGGCATGGAATGTTTAAGAACAGAAAGGGTCATTCGCAGAGTTCTCCCCAAAGAGATCTATGGCATTACGATAAAAAGCACCAGTATTCCGATAGTAGAAAACGATCAGATCGTCGGCGTCATTATTACGGCCACGAGCATAGAAACTCAGCAGATTCTGCATGAATCCGCCCAATCGATAGCTGCTACGGCCGAACAGCTGACTGCAACCGCACAAGAACTGGCCGCTACGGCGGGCCAACTCTCTCAAGACCTGGCGACCGCCAAGGGTGGCGGCGAACGGATTCTGCAAGAAATTAAGAAAACGGATGACATACTGCATTTCATCAGAGAGATATCGGCCAACTCCAACTTGTTGGGACTAAACGCCGCCATTGAAGCCGCGAGGGCCGGCGAGCACGGCCGGGGGTTCGCCGTTGTTGCCGAGGAGATTCGCAAGATGGCGGACAACAGTTCGCAAGCCGTTACCGACATTAAGGATATTCTAAACACTATCCGCCAGGAGAATGAACTGATGGTCGATATCATTATCCGGACGGCGCAGCTGGGCGAGCGACAGGCGGCGGCGACCGAAGAAGTATCGGCATCGATGCAGCAGTTGGCTTCATCGGCCAGCGATATCGAAGGCATATCCGGCAAGCTCTGA
- a CDS encoding sigma 54-interacting transcriptional regulator, giving the protein MEVLKNNDWSKINEAYQVFINTGRILPNTVRIEIENSWKRSRSINPWTPRPEPLDDEQFNAVLKENEELVRFAEPVMQYVYATNGHLYEDNLVHLMEKTGVVLALCTRVCSYPIPLKKRLCESIIGTSISSTVLVEEKPLEMGGTELYKACYQTCFGGAAPIKDRNGNLIGVISLYNNYGKIPEQPLELVETAAHLIEDLLKNPAAASKKSVVYHPLFTKMVNYANYHVLVVDSKGKIANCNDSFKELLGLPDGEDIVGKHCHQFGIKLEEIISDGTYGNKDVFKIDTAGLKYNCYLQNNKTIKWLNNQEHTILLFSIVESPVKRAKVVNLKKNIDTFERIVGRSAEHAKLLATARRAAKVPTNVLIDGESGTGKEVFARAIHNASARASKPFIAINCGSIPREILQSELFGYEEGAFTGGKKGGQVGKFEAADGGTILLDEIGEMPLEMQISLLRFLQDRTVTRVGGRQAKTVDVRIIAATNRDLQQLVADGLFRRDLYYRLNVIRITLPPLSNRKEDILPIAEYYVDFYSQLYGLDKTTITQETRNLLYQYNWPGNIRELANVIEKAVVYSDSSQITPDLLPGEILEYQPGLTKISPEGFEQREKQTIARALNAAKGNVSEAAKSIGISRNTLYRKLDKYGLHCQKYWGGESN; this is encoded by the coding sequence ATGGAAGTACTAAAAAACAACGACTGGAGCAAAATTAACGAGGCATATCAAGTTTTCATCAACACGGGACGTATTTTGCCCAATACCGTCAGAATAGAGATAGAGAACTCCTGGAAAAGGAGCCGGTCGATTAATCCCTGGACACCAAGGCCCGAACCGTTGGATGACGAGCAATTCAATGCAGTTTTAAAAGAAAATGAGGAATTGGTAAGATTCGCCGAACCGGTGATGCAGTATGTTTACGCGACAAATGGCCACCTTTATGAGGATAACCTGGTTCATCTCATGGAAAAGACCGGAGTAGTTTTAGCCTTGTGCACTAGGGTCTGTTCATACCCGATACCGCTTAAGAAGAGGCTTTGTGAGTCTATAATCGGTACAAGTATTTCATCGACCGTATTGGTTGAAGAGAAGCCTTTGGAGATGGGCGGAACCGAATTGTACAAAGCCTGCTATCAGACTTGTTTCGGGGGCGCCGCACCAATAAAGGACCGTAACGGCAATCTGATAGGGGTAATCTCCCTTTACAATAATTACGGCAAGATTCCCGAGCAACCGCTTGAACTTGTGGAAACCGCTGCGCACCTAATCGAGGACCTTCTCAAAAACCCGGCCGCTGCCAGCAAGAAGTCGGTTGTATATCACCCGCTTTTTACCAAAATGGTGAACTACGCAAATTACCACGTGCTTGTTGTTGATTCAAAAGGTAAGATTGCCAATTGCAACGATAGTTTCAAAGAACTTCTCGGGCTGCCGGATGGAGAGGATATCGTCGGCAAGCATTGTCACCAGTTCGGCATAAAGCTGGAAGAGATCATTTCCGACGGGACATACGGAAACAAAGATGTGTTCAAGATAGATACAGCTGGTCTAAAGTACAATTGTTATTTGCAGAATAACAAAACGATAAAATGGCTGAATAATCAGGAGCATACTATCCTCCTTTTCAGCATCGTCGAATCGCCGGTAAAACGCGCCAAAGTTGTGAACTTAAAAAAGAATATAGATACATTTGAAAGAATCGTCGGGCGGAGCGCCGAGCATGCAAAACTGCTTGCTACGGCCAGGCGCGCGGCCAAAGTCCCCACGAATGTATTGATAGACGGGGAGAGCGGTACCGGCAAGGAGGTGTTCGCTCGGGCCATCCACAATGCCAGCGCCAGGGCATCGAAACCTTTCATCGCCATCAATTGCGGCTCGATTCCGCGGGAGATTCTGCAAAGCGAGCTTTTCGGGTACGAGGAGGGGGCTTTCACCGGCGGAAAAAAGGGCGGTCAGGTCGGAAAATTCGAGGCGGCCGACGGTGGCACAATACTGTTGGATGAGATCGGGGAGATGCCTCTGGAAATGCAAATCAGCCTATTGCGTTTTCTGCAGGATAGAACCGTCACCCGCGTCGGGGGGCGCCAAGCGAAAACAGTCGACGTGCGAATCATTGCGGCGACCAACCGCGATCTCCAGCAGCTAGTTGCCGATGGGTTATTTCGGAGGGACTTGTATTATCGTTTGAACGTGATTCGCATTACGCTACCGCCTCTAAGCAACAGAAAAGAGGATATTCTGCCGATAGCAGAGTATTATGTGGATTTTTATTCGCAGCTCTACGGGCTGGATAAGACGACCATTACCCAGGAGACGCGCAACCTGTTGTACCAGTATAATTGGCCGGGCAATATCCGCGAGCTGGCGAATGTTATCGAGAAGGCTGTAGTATATTCGGATAGTTCGCAGATTACTCCCGATCTGCTGCCCGGTGAGATTCTCGAATACCAGCCGGGTCTGACGAAAATAAGCCCCGAAGGATTTGAACAGCGCGAGAAACAGACTATCGCCCGGGCATTGAATGCTGCCAAAGGTAATGTTTCGGAGGCCGCGAAATCAATCGGGATTTCCCGCAATACACTTTATCGGAAGTTAGATAAGTACGGGCTACATTGCCAGAAATACTGGGGCGGGGAGTCAAACTAA
- a CDS encoding MerR family transcriptional regulator: MTISEVSEKFDMPQDTIRYYERIGLIPRVNRNKSGIRDFTDIDCNWVEFIKCMRGAGLPIEVLIEYVALYQQGDETLKARKALFIEQRRLLLKRMEDMQTTLERLDYKIAIFDDKIVEAEKALGTPEN; the protein is encoded by the coding sequence ATGACGATTTCGGAAGTGAGCGAGAAATTCGATATGCCCCAGGACACTATCCGCTATTACGAACGCATCGGGCTTATCCCCCGCGTGAACCGTAATAAGAGCGGTATCAGGGATTTTACGGACATAGACTGCAATTGGGTCGAATTTATCAAATGCATGCGAGGGGCGGGTTTGCCGATAGAGGTATTAATTGAGTATGTTGCGCTGTATCAGCAGGGCGACGAGACCCTCAAAGCAAGAAAGGCGCTTTTTATCGAGCAACGCAGGCTGCTGCTCAAAAGAATGGAAGACATGCAGACCACCCTTGAACGCCTGGATTATAAAATTGCCATATTTGACGATAAAATAGTCGAAGCGGAAAAAGCGCTCGGCACACCTGAGAATTAG